One Anaerohalosphaeraceae bacterium DNA segment encodes these proteins:
- the gatB gene encoding Asp-tRNA(Asn)/Glu-tRNA(Gln) amidotransferase subunit GatB — MAEKEYTIVVGLEIHVHLATRTKMFCGCELAYGQPPNTRVCPVCIGMPGVLPVMNRTAFEYAVLTAMALHCQIASFTKWDRKSYYYPDLPKNYQISQYDLPIGKDGYIEIPGEGGGMKKVRIRRVHLEEDAGKNIHDLGGYTAVDLNRAGAPLLEIVTEPDMNSPAEVRAMAEELRRIVRFLGVSEGDMQKGHMRFEPNVNLHIRRNGQIFKTPITEVKNLNSFRALEKSIAYEAQRQYEEFLETGQTLQMGNKKTFGWDDVQEVTVLQREKEEAHDYRYFPEPDLVPVRLSPVELKELEGRLGELPLQMQKRFENQYGLSAYDAGVLTAERATAEFFDRTVRLGAEPKRVCNLLTQVGLKIANELSVRVDQLRMTPESLAKLAKMTEEGLVSATAANQIFEQIAREGGDPEAIAKERNLIQSSDSGQIEALVDAVIAEQPQAVQDVVQESKKAKKALGFLMGQVIQKSGGQANPKIVSQILQAKLDALKKT, encoded by the coding sequence GTGGCTGAAAAAGAATATACCATAGTCGTTGGATTGGAAATTCATGTTCATTTGGCAACCCGCACCAAGATGTTCTGCGGCTGTGAACTGGCTTACGGGCAGCCGCCGAATACGCGGGTCTGTCCGGTCTGCATCGGAATGCCCGGGGTGCTGCCGGTGATGAACAGGACGGCTTTTGAGTATGCCGTGCTGACGGCGATGGCCCTGCATTGTCAGATTGCTTCCTTTACCAAGTGGGACCGCAAGAGTTATTACTATCCGGATTTGCCCAAGAATTATCAAATCAGCCAGTACGACCTGCCGATTGGGAAGGATGGATATATCGAGATTCCGGGGGAAGGCGGCGGAATGAAAAAAGTCCGCATCCGACGGGTGCATCTGGAGGAGGATGCCGGCAAGAATATTCACGATTTGGGCGGCTATACGGCGGTGGACCTGAATCGGGCCGGAGCTCCGCTTTTGGAGATTGTTACGGAGCCGGATATGAACAGCCCGGCGGAAGTGCGGGCGATGGCCGAGGAGCTCCGGCGGATTGTCCGTTTTCTGGGCGTTTCGGAAGGGGATATGCAGAAAGGGCATATGCGGTTTGAGCCGAATGTGAATCTGCATATCCGGCGGAACGGGCAGATTTTCAAAACGCCGATTACAGAGGTCAAGAATCTCAACAGTTTCCGGGCGCTGGAAAAGAGCATTGCCTATGAAGCGCAGCGGCAGTATGAGGAGTTTCTGGAAACCGGACAGACGCTTCAGATGGGCAACAAGAAGACCTTCGGCTGGGATGATGTGCAGGAGGTAACGGTTCTGCAGCGGGAAAAAGAGGAGGCCCACGACTATCGGTATTTTCCGGAGCCGGATTTGGTGCCGGTGCGGCTGTCGCCGGTAGAGCTGAAGGAATTGGAGGGCCGTTTGGGCGAACTGCCGCTTCAGATGCAGAAGCGCTTTGAAAATCAATACGGGCTGAGCGCCTATGATGCGGGGGTGCTCACGGCCGAACGCGCAACGGCGGAGTTTTTTGACCGGACCGTGCGGCTCGGAGCCGAACCCAAGCGGGTCTGCAATCTGCTGACGCAGGTAGGACTCAAGATTGCCAATGAATTATCTGTCCGGGTTGACCAGCTTCGCATGACACCGGAATCGCTGGCCAAACTGGCCAAAATGACGGAGGAAGGACTGGTCAGTGCCACTGCTGCCAATCAGATTTTTGAGCAGATTGCCCGGGAAGGCGGCGATCCGGAAGCGATTGCCAAAGAGAGGAATCTGATTCAAAGCAGCGACAGCGGACAGATTGAAGCGTTGGTGGATGCTGTGATTGCCGAGCAGCCGCAGGCTGTGCAGGATGTGGTGCAGGAAAGCAAAAAGGCCAAAAAGGCCCTCGGGTTTCTGATGGGCCAGGTCATCCAGAAATCCGGCGGACAGGCCAATCCCAAAATCGTTTCCCAAATCCTCCAGGCCAAATTGGACGCACTGAAAAAAACCTGA
- a CDS encoding GxxExxY protein, producing the protein MNPQRELLYKDITDKILKSAFEVYNDLGYGFLEKVYENAFLLALHENGVLAEQQKAVPVYFKEKIIGEYFADILVENKIVIEIKTAEGFSKAHFAQVLNYLKATKLRLGFLMNFGPNGLEYKRIIR; encoded by the coding sequence ATGAATCCTCAGAGGGAATTATTATATAAGGATATAACGGACAAAATCCTAAAAAGTGCCTTTGAGGTTTATAACGATTTGGGATATGGATTTCTCGAAAAAGTTTATGAAAACGCTTTTTTATTGGCCTTGCATGAAAACGGGGTTCTTGCAGAGCAGCAGAAAGCCGTTCCTGTTTATTTTAAGGAGAAAATAATCGGAGAATATTTTGCTGATATTCTTGTTGAAAATAAAATTGTCATAGAAATCAAAACAGCGGAAGGTTTTTCAAAAGCCCATTTTGCCCAGGTTTTAAATTATTTAAAGGCGACGAAGTTAAGACTGGGTTTTTTGATGAACTTCGGCCCGAATGGATTGGAGTATAAGAGAATTATAAGATAG